ACACACACATTATTATTGCAACTTAAACACAACTGGTATTGTATACTTCACCGACACTGCTTTACCATTCTGCTTACCGGGAATCCACTTCGGCATAGACATGATCACGCGGACAGCTTCTTTGTCCAGATAAGGGTCTACACCTCTCAGTACATTCACATCACGTACACGTCCGTCGGCACCCACCACAAACTGGCAAGTTACACGGCCTTGTGTTCCGTTTTCCTGAGCGATAGTCGGATACTTCATGTTTTTGCTGATGAACTGCATCATCTCTGTCTGACCACCGGGGAACTGAGGCATTTGCTCTACCATATCGAAAACCTTTTCAGGTTCCGGTTCAGCCTGTGTTACCACTTGCTTCAGGTCGGCAATATCCTTACCATGCTCTTCGTCATTACCTTTCACGTCAGCGATAGAAATAGTCACCTTCGTTTCCGCCAATTCATGCTGGCTCTTAATTTCATCCTCATCTCTCACTTCCTCGTCTTTCTTGATGACGGGAGCCGTAAATTTGATAGAACTCTTCAGTGCAGGAGGCGGGGGAGCAACCGGCTCCACTCTTTTCATTTCTTCCTGCTTAATTTCCGGTTCTTCCAATTGAGATAAGGTAGTCACCTCAGTCATCACTTCTTTCTGTTTCGGCGTAGCCATCTTAATCAAGGTAGGGATACTGAATCCTACCAATGCGATGACGATCACCAGTATCACAGCAATGTTATGACGCTTCGGAGATTTCTCTCTTAACTGATAAGCACCATAGGCTTTATTCTTGCCACTGAATATCAGGTCACACCATTCCGAAGAACTTAAATCTACTTTAGCCATATTCTTACTTTTTTAGGTGTTACACATTATTCGGCAATGTTCTGCGACAATTCTCCCTTGCTATCATAGTTCTTTATCAGGAACTCATCGGCTTCGGCGATATCCGTAATCACATACTTACCTATATTACATATCTGCATTTCATCGAGTGCATCAATCAGATTCTTGTACGAAGCATCATCTGTGGCTTTGATAATTACGGTCGGAGTATCCTTTCCGCTCTTAATTTCACCCAGTTTCTTCGTAAATTCTTCCTCTGATATCTTAAGATCCAGTTTCTGCTGTTTCAAGTTATTCACTTCATTTACAGCAGCTCTATTACGTTGCAAAAGCATTGCTCTCAGACCGTCCGCTTGATAGGTTGTTTCCTTCAGCGAACTGTAGTCCTTATAGTTGGGCTCTCCATCGTAATAATACAATTTATTGTCACCTCCCAACAGTAATGTGATAGCTTGTGAAGCCTTCACTTTCGACTGCTGTTCTTCTGTGACGTTCTTATCATTGCTCGGCATGCTTATCTCCATAGTCTGAGGTTTACTCAGTGAAGTACAAAGCATAAAGAAGGTAATCAGCAACATATTCATGTCCACCATCGGTGTAAAGTCCACCCTGACGGTCATTTTCTTTTGCTTATTTTTTCCGCCTTTTTTCTTATTGCCGCTTTCTTGTATTTCAGCCATAATATTTCCTTTCTGTTAGTCTTCAGAAGTAGTCTTCAGAGAAGTAATCAGGTTATACCGGTTCTCTCTGAGGTCCTGAAGTGAGTTCATCACATTCTTGATTACGGAATAAGGAGTATTGGCATCCGCCTTGATGGCGATACGTAAATCTTTGTTCGTAGCACGGGCATTACGTACCCAAGCTTTAAACTGATTATCGATACTGTCGGTAGGTATCCCCTCATTCTTTAACACAGCGTCTTGCTGATCCTGCGGCAAATCGAGGTACTTCTTCATACTCTTCATCGGCACTCCGAAAGTAGATGCCAATGAGAATTTCTTAGTTTCCTCCGGAGTGAAAGTCACCCCATATTCTTGCCCCATTGCTTCCAGCACCTCGCGCAAGTCAGACTGTTTGTCCAGACTCATAAACACTTTTCCGTCCGGATCGACCAATATCTGCAGGATATTCGTTTCCGGGATCTTAATCTCGGATACGGAAGCCGGAGTGGTAACTTGTACCGGCTCTTTCTTCACGAACGTAGACGTCAGCATGAAGAATGTCAGCAGCAATACAGTTACGTCACTCATCGCCGTCATGTCGATGAACGTACTTTTCTTTTTTATTTTCGCTCTACCCATAATTGTAGTATTTTAAAAGGGTTCGACCGATCTATTTATGCGTAGCTGCAAATGTCTGCACAATAGAGAAACCAACCTCGTCAAGGCTGTAAGTTAACTTATCAATCTTATTGGTATAATAGTTATAGGAGATAACGGCCAATGCACCGGTTAAGATACCGAAAGCAGTATTAATCAAAGCCTCGGAAATACCTTGTGACAATGCCATTGAGTCAGCAGAACCTCCGGCAGCCAAAGCGGCAAACGAACGGATCATACCGATAACTGTACCAAGCAATCCCATCAATGTACCCAGAGTAGTGATAGTACCGATAATAGGTAAATTCTGCTCCATCATTGGCAATTCCAGTGCAGTAGCTTCTTCCAGCTCTTTCTGGATAGCAAGCAACTTCTGGTCTTTGGCAAGAGTCGTATCATTTTCCATTTCAGCATACTTCTTCAGAGTAGCATTTACTACATTAGCAACAGAACCACGTTGATTGTCACAAAGTTCCTGAGCCTTCTTCATATCGCCAGCAGCCAGAGCAGCTTTAATGTTAGCAACGAATTTAGCCAATGAACCTTTACCGAAAGCAGCACCAATTGCAATGTAGCGTTCAATACTCAGTGCGATAACAGTCAGCAAGAGAGTCTGAATAACCGGAACGATGAATCCACCTTTATAGATAGTACCGAGGAAGTTCCCTGGCAGCGGATGATTGTTCGGGTCATTGTTCATAAAGTTAGAGGGATTTCCCAACACAAAGTGAAAAATAAGCACGGCAACGATAAAGCAAATTACGATTACCCAACCGGCTGATTTGATGCCTTTAAAAGAGGCAGATTTCTTTTGAATAGTTTCCATGATGAAAAATTTAAATGGGTTTGTATTAAAATTGATTTTTAAAAATTATGCGCATGGATATAGTTCTCCCCTTCACAGCATGAACACGCCGCTAACACCCGTATAACCCACCCCAAGACATAGGGTTGTAAAAGGTCACCTACTTTCAGCCATATTTAGGGAAAGGAGTAAAGGGAAAAAGGAAAAACTAATAAAAGGAAGTTTAAATCACAATCCGCCGCAAAGTATAGATGTAGTATTCACTACTAAAAGAAGTGTAATGCGGATCTTTATCTGAATAGTATAATTTAGATTGATCGTGTACCAATAAGTTATGGTGAGATGAAATTAACAGAATCCCCTTCATAAAAGATGCAGTTTCAACAGCTCTGCGAAAACGATAGGGATTAAAAGAATATCTTTCAGAGATAGGTTTGTTTCCAAGTTCTGCATCCGTAGTCCACATAAACTTGGAATTAGTAAATAAGCTTCGTGTATTATTAGCGACATTATCTGAAGAAGCATTCTTTAATGATGATGAAGAAGTACTCACCTCACATGTAGATGCTGCTTTATCAACCATCCCCGTAAAGTTGACGGCTCTGCTACTGAGACTATAGGTCACCATAAGTAGCACAAATACCAAGAATGTCTTTACAGTTGTTCTCATGTCGCTTTCAATTCTATTAGTAACAACAGCTAATGACTGTTTTTTGTTTTACTAAAATCGAATTTTCTTTTAATAAAAAAATAATGTTCAGTAAATAAAGGATTTATAGTACCTTTTAAGACGAAGTAAAGGTACGAATAAAACACCAAATACGAAAGCAAAGATAAGATATAATTTCTTGATTTTAAGTAGTTTTAATCATTAATTCCGAACTATAATCAGGTGCTATTACAAGATAATACAACAATGCATATTCTATTATAAGTATGCAATTAAAATGTAAAAACAGCACTAAATATTCTTTCCATCAGTACACAAAAGATAGGGGAGTAGGTGAGAAAAAGGTTCCTTATTCTTATTATTAATAGGCAGTATATTGTTTACCTGCCACCTCTTCCTGCAGGTACTCTTCCTCCAGGAGGAGGAGAATTGAATAGAACAGTAGAGGGTAAATACAAAAAGCCCCCATATCTTTCGATATGGAGGCTTTCCTGAAAAACGGCAACTACCTACTCTCCCACTTGACGCAGTACCATCGGCGTGATCAGGCTTAACTTCTCTGTTCGGAATGGGAAGAGGTGGAACCCTGATGCTATAGTCACCTGAATAAGTCAGACACGATGTAAAAAGTAAAGTCAGAAAACTGAACGTATATATCCGCCATACAAGGCAAGAACCAAAAGTGAACGGGCAATTAGTAATGCTCGGCTATGATGTTACCACCTGTACACCTGCATCCTATCAACGTCATCGTCTTTGACGACCCTAAGAAATCTAATCTTGTGGCTGGCTTCGTACTTAGATGCTTTCAGCACTTATCCAATCCCGACTTAGATACCCAGCAATGCACCTGGCGGCACAACTGGTAAACCAGAGGT
The nucleotide sequence above comes from Bacteroides intestinalis DSM 17393. Encoded proteins:
- a CDS encoding energy transducer TonB, with amino-acid sequence MAKVDLSSSEWCDLIFSGKNKAYGAYQLREKSPKRHNIAVILVIVIALVGFSIPTLIKMATPKQKEVMTEVTTLSQLEEPEIKQEEMKRVEPVAPPPPALKSSIKFTAPVIKKDEEVRDEDEIKSQHELAETKVTISIADVKGNDEEHGKDIADLKQVVTQAEPEPEKVFDMVEQMPQFPGGQTEMMQFISKNMKYPTIAQENGTQGRVTCQFVVGADGRVRDVNVLRGVDPYLDKEAVRVIMSMPKWIPGKQNGKAVSVKYTIPVVFKLQ
- a CDS encoding ExbD/TolR family protein; translation: MGRAKIKKKSTFIDMTAMSDVTVLLLTFFMLTSTFVKKEPVQVTTPASVSEIKIPETNILQILVDPDGKVFMSLDKQSDLREVLEAMGQEYGVTFTPEETKKFSLASTFGVPMKSMKKYLDLPQDQQDAVLKNEGIPTDSIDNQFKAWVRNARATNKDLRIAIKADANTPYSVIKNVMNSLQDLRENRYNLITSLKTTSED
- a CDS encoding ExbD/TolR family protein encodes the protein MMAEIQESGNKKKGGKNKQKKMTVRVDFTPMVDMNMLLITFFMLCTSLSKPQTMEISMPSNDKNVTEEQQSKVKASQAITLLLGGDNKLYYYDGEPNYKDYSSLKETTYQADGLRAMLLQRNRAAVNEVNNLKQQKLDLKISEEEFTKKLGEIKSGKDTPTVIIKATDDASYKNLIDALDEMQICNIGKYVITDIAEADEFLIKNYDSKGELSQNIAE
- a CDS encoding MotA/TolQ/ExbB proton channel family protein, whose amino-acid sequence is METIQKKSASFKGIKSAGWVIVICFIVAVLIFHFVLGNPSNFMNNDPNNHPLPGNFLGTIYKGGFIVPVIQTLLLTVIALSIERYIAIGAAFGKGSLAKFVANIKAALAAGDMKKAQELCDNQRGSVANVVNATLKKYAEMENDTTLAKDQKLLAIQKELEEATALELPMMEQNLPIIGTITTLGTLMGLLGTVIGMIRSFAALAAGGSADSMALSQGISEALINTAFGILTGALAVISYNYYTNKIDKLTYSLDEVGFSIVQTFAATHK